In the genome of Taurinivorans muris, one region contains:
- the selB gene encoding selenocysteine-specific translation elongation factor, which yields MAIIMGTAGHIDHGKTTLIQALTGIQCDRLTEEKKRGITIELGFAFFDLPEKNGQKLRMGIIDVPGHEKFIKNMVAGAYGIDFVLLVIAADEGVMPQTREHLEICSLLGIQNGIIALTKKDMVDHEMLELAKEDIQEFVKGSFLEHAPIFPVSSHTGEGLEELKQAIIEKNHTIRPKRRNNIFRLPVDRVFSLKGHGTLVTGTLLSGSARVGDEVCIMPRNIPSKIRSVQSHGQNLEKALAGNRTSVNLANIEVSDIERGNTVTYPQTLFPSARWLVKLHCLSASPKPIRNRTEIHFHHGTKEVMAKLYLKDKNKLEPNETCLCEVKFSEPMCGVFGDKCILRNFSPLQTIAGASIINPLPHFPKLREIPDPENLLSLEQDFLDENTRNNALYEQLKCGNKTGISLRRLTLLCNLDEKDLDKALQQLTAQKRCISYDKENKTYLAAPYALEHEQAMLEILQKYHQNEPLKQYMPKASLLSHFEQPKLAHYVLETLIKQKRIAVFEDGVCLAEHNIALKSHEHTLKTNLYDEFMQNPQNPPLLKELIEKYSVPQKELLDVLALLIQEHKLIKITEGMYFLSTELAEIKNNILQFFKNNQDMSPGDFKELSKGLTRKYAIPVLEYFDKERMTIRVGDVRRLRNTGLI from the coding sequence ATGGCAATAATAATGGGAACCGCCGGGCATATCGACCATGGAAAAACAACGCTTATCCAAGCACTGACCGGCATTCAATGCGACAGATTGACGGAAGAAAAAAAAAGAGGAATTACCATTGAATTAGGTTTTGCCTTTTTTGATTTGCCGGAAAAAAACGGGCAAAAGCTCCGCATGGGCATTATCGATGTTCCGGGACATGAAAAATTCATCAAAAATATGGTGGCAGGCGCCTATGGCATTGATTTCGTCCTTCTCGTCATAGCTGCGGATGAAGGGGTTATGCCTCAAACACGGGAGCATTTGGAAATTTGTTCCCTGTTGGGTATCCAAAACGGAATCATCGCGCTTACCAAAAAAGACATGGTTGACCATGAAATGCTTGAGCTTGCAAAAGAGGATATTCAGGAGTTCGTCAAAGGCTCTTTTTTGGAACATGCCCCGATTTTTCCTGTTTCCTCCCATACGGGCGAAGGCTTGGAAGAACTCAAGCAGGCTATTATCGAAAAAAATCATACTATACGCCCCAAACGCAGGAATAATATTTTTCGTTTGCCCGTCGACAGGGTTTTCAGCCTGAAAGGTCATGGAACGCTCGTCACCGGCACGCTTCTTTCCGGTTCCGCCCGCGTTGGCGATGAAGTTTGCATTATGCCCCGAAACATACCCAGCAAAATCCGCTCTGTCCAAAGCCACGGACAAAACTTGGAAAAAGCCCTTGCCGGAAACAGAACGTCCGTCAATTTAGCCAATATTGAAGTCAGTGACATCGAGCGGGGCAACACCGTCACCTATCCTCAAACCCTTTTCCCTTCTGCCCGCTGGCTTGTAAAACTTCATTGCCTTTCCGCTTCGCCAAAGCCGATCCGCAACAGGACGGAAATCCATTTCCACCACGGCACAAAAGAAGTCATGGCAAAACTCTACTTAAAAGATAAAAACAAACTGGAGCCGAACGAAACATGCCTTTGCGAAGTTAAATTTTCCGAACCGATGTGCGGCGTTTTCGGGGACAAATGCATTTTACGGAATTTTTCTCCTTTGCAAACCATCGCAGGAGCTTCCATCATCAATCCCTTACCCCATTTTCCAAAACTCAGGGAAATACCCGACCCGGAAAATCTCCTGAGCTTGGAACAGGATTTTCTTGATGAAAACACACGGAACAACGCCCTGTATGAACAGCTCAAATGCGGCAATAAAACGGGAATTTCCCTCAGGCGGTTAACCCTGCTGTGCAATCTTGACGAGAAAGACCTTGATAAGGCTTTGCAGCAATTAACAGCCCAAAAACGCTGTATTTCCTATGACAAGGAAAATAAAACCTATCTGGCTGCCCCTTATGCCCTTGAGCATGAACAAGCCATGCTTGAAATACTCCAAAAATACCATCAAAACGAACCATTGAAACAATATATGCCGAAAGCCTCTTTGCTTTCGCATTTTGAACAGCCCAAATTAGCCCATTATGTTTTGGAAACATTAATCAAACAAAAGCGAATCGCCGTTTTTGAAGACGGGGTATGCTTGGCAGAACACAATATTGCATTAAAAAGCCATGAACATACGCTCAAAACAAACCTTTATGATGAATTTATGCAAAATCCGCAAAATCCTCCCCTCTTGAAGGAACTCATAGAGAAATATTCCGTTCCCCAAAAAGAACTTCTTGATGTGCTCGCTTTGCTCATCCAGGAACATAAGCTTATAAAAATCACGGAGGGCATGTATTTTCTCAGTACGGAACTTGCGGAAATAAAAAATAATATCCTGCAATTTTTCAAAAACAACCAAGATATGAGCCCCGGTGACTTCAAGGAACTTTCCAAAGGGCTTACCCGAAAATATGCCATTCCGGTGCTTGAATATTTTGATAAGGAACGCATGACCATCCGTGTCGGCGATGTGAGAAGATTGCGGAATACGGGTCTGATATGA